In the Salvia splendens isolate huo1 chromosome 16, SspV2, whole genome shotgun sequence genome, ATCTCTCAACAGTCTTTGGCCACTGGATCGATTATATGGACTATCTATGCTGCTGGGTTATGAACATCGCAAACCACACAAACTATGTCTCATCGGGTGGAGACCTTGTGAGGCAGGTCTTTGACAAGGAGATCGACAACCATCATGAAGAGAAGCTCCTAATCTGCCAGCTATGCTGCTCGCATCTGGAAAGGATTCCAGTTTCAAAGATGAGCGGGGCGAGGGATCTTCTGCAGAAATGGAGAAGCAGATTCTTCGAACAGATGATGGCGTTCATACACGATCATGTCGGAAGAAGGCAATGTGATGATTGGATCGGCGGAGCTGGCAATCACAAAGACACATTTCTACCACTCTATGCTAATTTGTCAGCATTTTATGCTCTGTCAAACTGCctcttggaagaagaagatgaaagcAGTCGCCAACGTATGCTCGGGGACGTTTCTGCACTCGAAGAGGCGATGGCGCCTTTCCTGTGCAACCCTTTGATTTCGAACCTTTATTTGGTAGTTGTCAAGTCCCATGAGAAGTATTTGGGTGAAAAAGCAGaaaacttgaaccagaaatggagagagaatgatACCCTTTGGGGTGAATTCAATccttattttttattatgatcATGGAAAGCATTACTATATTTTTGTAACATCTTCTAATGACAGTTTTTCTTTTTGTCTTCATCAATAAAAGGTTTGACAATTAATCCCTCCATAGAAATAATAACTACAGAAAACAAACCAAGAGAAAAAAAGTCGCTGCTTGAAATAGCGACTCTATCTCTATACTGAAATTGTGTTCATCTTCAACTGCGACGGCAACCACTCAAAAAAAGCAAAGCAGACTCCATTTCCAATTCGATTCTCTCTTTGTTTCTTCAATTAATCAAAAGCAAAATGCAAGCAATAATCATATGCAGCACTTCAGCAATTCCGCCTCTCAAATCTCACACATTTATCTCCACTATGATCTCTAGCAAATACCTCCCCTTTCTCGGCCGCCGCAAGCTCTGTTGCGACGTCGTATCTCGTCTTCCCGTTCCTCCTGCTCCACGGTAAAGTTTCACATTTACTTAATTGATCAATTTTTTCAATTCTACCTTTCTTAAAATCAGTGATTTCTTGCAGAGGCGACGGCAAAAACCACCTTGAAGTCGTCGATCAAAATTTCATGCCGGAGAATTTCCCCCAATCAACGCGCCGCACCTTATTTACCCGTTTATTGATGTGCTTTAGCTATGGCTATCTTCTTTCTTCGAGGTACTGTCCAGGTTTGTACCTATCATTTCCCATTTATAAATGTGTATTATTTTTTCAAGACtcggtttttatttttatggtgGATTTGGATAAGGCTTCAAATGCACATTGGTAAACACTAATCAAGCATTATGTTTTAGATGCTAAATGGAGTACTATTAATATAGGGATTTGTATGTTACAGAAGCATGTGCATTGGGAGATCCATCAGTGACAGTTGAACAAGTGACACCTTCTATTTTTCCTGCTGGGGCACTTTTCCCATCCGAGGTTGATTTTTAATTGATGGCTCAGTTCTATTTGATGCGTTTTTTCACTAAGTTTATTTTGTCTTTCTAATTATCTATTTGCATATTTTGAAACTTCCCATGGCAGGTGAATTGATGTGTGTATACTTGGCAGGAAAGAATTGTCAAACTGTTTGAGAAGAATACCTATTCTGTTGTCAACATATTTGATGTAACTTTGCGGCCGCAGCTTAACATCACTGGCATGGTTGAGGTGAGACTTTTTTTTGTCTATGATATACCTAAACATTTGTGCACAGCTACATCAGGAAATGGTTTAGGAGTTGTGAATATATCCTTTGTAACAGAGAAAGTCGTTGTGAATGTCCAGATTCCCGAGGGAAATGGTTCTGGAGTTGTCTGGGATGATCAGGGTCATATTGTGACAAATTATCATGGTAAGCATGTTTGTTGCTCAAACAAGTTATTTGATAGTATAATGTTTACATTTTGGTCAAGCTACAGTGAAACTCATCTGGTGGAGTATGATTGGAATTTTGTTGTTTCGTAAATGTCACTATGGCCAAGAGTATAATGGAAACAAATCGCTGCACTTTTGATCAAATATCTCATCCTTGATCTAATTAGCTCCATGTGTATGTATTGAATTGACAGTCTCTTTTTTTTCATTGGCTAGTTATAGGAAATTCTCTTTCAAGAAATCCTAGCAGAGGCCAAGTTGTAGCTCGTGTTAATATACTTGCTTCGGAAGGGTAAACTTAAAACAGTCTCCCTCCTTGGACTACTATACACAGCTGTTCCACTTTGCATGTGGTACTCTTAGCCAATGCCTTTTCCCTTTCAAATTGTCTCTCTTGCTGATTTGCCCTTGTTCTGTTtccttttcttcattttcttttcatgAAGGATACAGAAGAACTTTGAGGGTAAGTTAGTCGGTGCTGATCGTGCAAAGGACCTTGCTATACTGAAGGTTAATCCACTACCTATCTATTCTACTTTCTTGGACTGATCTCACTGTAATTTACTACTTCAAGTAACTTGGAATTTTGACTCCAGTTAATGTGATTCATCATAAAAAACCTGCAATTATGTACAATTATATGTTTCTTATGAGCACATTCTAGCAAAACTGACCTTCTGCAATAGTTATGATTATGAGTTGATATGAAGCAAAAATTAGCTGTTTTGCATATGTAATGATACTCCGTTTTCGTACCAGGTTGAAGCCCCAAAGGAGCTGTTGAGGCCTATTAATGTTGGTTCGTCTCTGTCTCTTAAAGTGGGTCAGCAGTGCTTAGCAATTGGAAATCCGTTTGGCTTTGACCACACACTCACTGCTGGCGTCATTAGTGGCTTGAACAGAGACATAAACAGTCAAACTGGTGTTACAATAGGTGGAGGTATCCAAACTGACGCTGCTATCAATCCTGGAAACAGGTTCTTGATTATGGGATCTCACTAGATGTTTGGTCTCAGCATAAAAGTGTTTCCTTTAGGAATCGATCTTGTATTTTTCGTGATGTGCAGCGGTGGTCCCTTATTGGACTCTAAAGGAAATTTGATTGGGATCAACACCGCAATATTTACTCAGACAGGTTTGTTCaatccactctctctctctctccaaacaTTTTTGAGATCTGAAGGAAGGGGAGTTGAGACACCGTATGTGTTCCATTACTCTTGGAATGTGGATAAATGCTATCtagttaattcattttttaatgcgACACAATAGGTACATCCGCTGGTGTTGGATTCGCGATCCCTTCGTCAACTGTGGTAAAGATAGTTCCTCAGCTGATCCAGTTTGGCAAAGTATGTGTTTACTTTTTAGGTTCTGGAATTCAATTTAGTTTCTTAATAAGGGTCTGACACTCCCATTTATGGACAAACTTCAGTCTAGTTATAATATAATCCACGCATGTCAGGTTGTTCGAGCTGGTTTGAATGTTGAAATTGCCCCTGATCTTATTGCGAGCCAACTCAATGTTAGAAAGGGAGCTTTAATTTTGCAGGTGCTTTTTATTTTCCCCAATCCTGTCAATCCTTGCTCCAGTGGTGCTAATCTTTTGATCCCAGCCAAGAGGGAATCAATCTTATTATCGTTTCTGCAACGCTGTAGGTTCCCAAAGATAGTTTAGCAGCTAAGGCTGGGCTTCTACCAACCACAAGGGGCTTTGCTGGTAATATAGTGCTTGGTGACATAATCGTGGCTGTGAATGACAAACCCGTAAGCCCCTTCTTTACTGCTTAGGACATCACCTCTATGCTATGTTACTTCTTGCATTCATTTTCTAACAAAAGCAACTTATACTATCAGTATTCGAAACTCGTGTTCCCTAAATTCTTGAGCTGATTCGGTGTTGTATGATTTGGGTGCAGATAAAGAACAGGGGAGAGTTATACAAGACATTGGATGAGTATAATATAGGAGAGAAAGTAGTGTTCAGAATCCAGAGGGGCAATGACAATTTGGAGGTGCCATTTGTTTTAGAGGAAACTAAGGCATGATTTGGCCTGCAGCAAGCCATTGTTGGTGGAGTTGAtcattctttttcattttttgtgtttttttcccTAATTTTCTACAGTATAGTATGATTTGATAGAGACATATTTCTTGCTATATATTTACACTTCCTTGAGCAGTTAAACAATCTCTGTCTTCAATCAAGAAAATGACTCTACAAATTGGATTGCTAGGATGTCATGTTAAACGACAAATTTGGGGTAAATGTGAAATGAAATAAAGATTTATGATGCTGTTCACATTATATATGAGTTGcatcttttcattttcttaataatgattaaaaatGAGTCTAAACAAAGATTGATTATATGACACTGACTAATTAGGGACAGGTGATACAGACTAATTAGTGACTAAGGAAAATGATTTAGAGACTGCCATAATAGGGCTtaaatagtaattttattttacatttaatttaatgttaagtttggattttgtaaatatactTTCCTACCCCTAAATTACCGTTACATTCATTTCAATTACGGCTGGTTGAATTTGCTTAAATGAATGTCTAACATCTAATTATTCTATTTCattgtttttcttcttattcAATTATTCCATCAACAAATATAGTTTTCTCTTAATTACTAAATTCTAGTTTTTCTATAACAATAAAAAACtcactatattattttattaaacaattcaaatttcaatagcaaaaatgttttattttttcttatttattttgcattttaagACAATGATTTCATTGTTACAATATTGATAAAATGTTTTAGAGCATTTAACCAAAAAATAAACTACGAAAGAATAACaataaagataaagaaaaaactaaaagttgatgtaaaatgattaaataaaaaatagatagtaatttttatttgcaTGAAGTTTTGTTCACACGAATTGtaactttttattaatttgaacagttaacttttttttattaaaacactaactttattaaaaaaagaacatttttagcaaaaaaaaataagtaacTTTGTTTCACAACTTCTATTAACAAAATCAATACTTACTTTTTGCTCCTtagaacaaaattatttatctataagaataataaattttatttacaaaatagtagtactaacttTTATTTGCAATAAAAATAACTTTTGTTCGCAAAACATTAACTTTTATccccaaaaataatactcctaatcTTTATTCGATGATGAAATGCAGTTGAGTAAGTAACAAGCTTCTTGTCTATTCAATAGATCAAAGAGTTTGAGTCATCACATGTAAAATAGAAAACTATTATTGATCCTTTAaaagtaataaattttattgattataataatataatttttattcataaaaccAATAACTATTCTTGAAAATAACaatagtactatttattttttaaagataaTAAATTTTGTTAATAGAAAGAAtaacttttattaaaataatattaataacttCCATTCACaagatttataaattttattaataaactAGTAACTTTATTGTAAGAACaatcattttcaattttatatatttttaaaaatcatatgcatattttatcataaaattaaatagtatATACAAAAATACTCTAACTAAAACTATAAATACTCTAATTAAGACTTTAAgtactttgattaaaactatgaatacAATAAATATGAGCATaataagcatgttttaattgaattatggCTAAATGACATAAGGGTTATATTGTCCATATTGAAATTAACTTTATGGCAAAAGGACATAAGGATATTATGGCATAGAGACATTATCACTACCCAGTGACTAATTATGTGTATTTGAATAGGAGTATtattatactagtactagtatttattttccACTATACGTTTAAATAAGATCTTTTTTTGTAATATCATAATGGTCATATAACCTTAATAACTCGATTTGTGTGAAAGAGAGAATTGTATGATAGCACGTATACATATTGACAAAgagaattttttaattttccacattttgtttttttagggcAATCAAATTGTTTCATTGTCAATACGTATTCGAAATCAAATTTAGAAATCAAAGGGCATTTGTTTCCAAGATCCCATCAGTTAATACTATATGATTAACTCCttactattattaattagaTCCTAAATTGCCTCAAATCCAATCAACTAATCAGGTCCGCCAAAgccacttttattttattttttagaatttatcCAATGTCATTATTTAACATTGAATTTGGCTTATTTCCAATTGTCAACTTCCAtctcaattttttaaatatttttctcaaATTAACTATGTATCAATCTTTCACATTAGAGTGCTCATCGTGCTAATCAATGACTTGCAGATTCAAACATGATTTGCTCGAGTTTAAAACTCAAACTCGAATTCTTGTTTAGAAGAATCCAGTTTCAAATCTTGAATTTCTaacttaaaaatacaaactGTTAAATTAATCTTGACTGAACTCAATTGGTAAGACGTTTCATCTCTAACTGTTCCAACCGTGAGGTATATTCAAACAAATTTGAATGCATAATAAAATAGTAAGGGGTGAAAATCGAAATACACATAAATGGAGGAGGTGGATGTAACTTAGGTTGTAAGAATTTGACCGATTCTTAGTTAGTTTGTACGCATGAATTGGGAAGGCCAAGGCAACAGCCCCCACAAATTGTAAGAACAGACAAAGATGTAGTTTTAAATATTTGCAAACGAGGACAATACTTATAATTTGGATCTATTATTACACAAACGAGCAAATGCTGCCAAACTACAAAGTTTGTGATCAAAGTGTCAACTTTTTTACTGTTTTAGCATTTGACAAAGTATGAGTTCCAATTAGTTACATtagaaaattttgtaaaaaatgaCTAAAATTAAAATGGTCCTTTCATTTTAGAAATACAAATTAGGCCCTTAAATTCGTTTTTTGTATAGCCTCGtcaaatttcataaatatcGCTTTTAAAATCCAATCAAACATCAATGCCCCACAAAGTAGATTCTGCCTAAAAATATTCTAGCATTACATAAGATTCCACTTTTAGTCAAGCAGTCAACACTAGTAGCTCAACTGCTTATTTCTTGAAGTTCGGTAAGCAATCTAATGATGGTTATTTCCCATTATAGGCAATACATGATACCACTTAGGCAATAGTTAATGCTGTTTGTTTAACTATAATCAGCAAGTCTatatattatttgtttttttttactttagtaAAAATTTAATGAAATGCGAGTTCTATTTTTGTATATTAAGTTTATAATGAAATGGTGAGTTAAGTGAATTAGTGAAATGTAGAGTCAAACTACTttagtaaaagtgaaaatgaATTTTACATTGGCAGacatatcaaaataataaaagtggcTCCTATTCGGACAGATGGTAAGTGTCGTGATTACAAATAAAACAAGGCAAAATATGAATATGACAAGAAAGGTAAATACTCATATCTTGCTCAATGAAACCCTTGAAAACGTAATGCGATTGCCCATGCAAATCTCTAAATGCCCTAAATGATGAAGTAAAATTAAAGGAATCTCCACATCGAGTTCGAGAAATCCAAGTGACAAGTCACGTGCTCACGTCTTGGATAAAAGAATGATGCAAGGAATAGAATAGAAGCTCAATTTTGTATAGATCCAATGATATCATCAAACCATTTtttaatactctctctgtccccaaagaatatgcactttgaattcaacacgtgttttaatataaaattagaaaagtaagagagagatagacagaaaaagtaattaaagttatgttagtggagaatgagtcccactcATTAGATTGaaaaaagtttctaaaattggaaaatgTATATCCTTAtgtgacggatggagtatattcaTTCAATTCTTGCAATGTCTATAACTACATGTATGCATGTGAACCAAGATATTTTTCAAACACAACACATTCATACCAACATTAAACAACTAGTATATAGAAGGGTAGTTTGTCTCTAGTCTTTGATTTTAGTATGTGAGAG is a window encoding:
- the LOC121771786 gene encoding protease Do-like 8, chloroplastic isoform X2; translation: MAIFFLREACALGDPSVTVEQVTPSIFPAGALFPSEERIVKLFEKNTYSVVNIFDVTLRPQLNITGMVEIPEGNGSGVVWDDQGHIVTNYHVIGNSLSRNPSRGQVVARVNILASEGIQKNFEGKLVGADRAKDLAILKVEAPKELLRPINVGSSLSLKVGQQCLAIGNPFGFDHTLTAGVISGLNRDINSQTGVTIGGGIQTDAAINPGNSGGPLLDSKGNLIGINTAIFTQTGTSAGVGFAIPSSTVVKIVPQLIQFGKVVRAGLNVEIAPDLIASQLNVRKGALILQVPKDSLAAKAGLLPTTRGFAGNIVLGDIIVAVNDKPIKNRGELYKTLDEYNIGEKVVFRIQRGNDNLEVPFVLEETKA
- the LOC121771786 gene encoding protease Do-like 8, chloroplastic isoform X1 is translated as MQAIIICSTSAIPPLKSHTFISTMISSKYLPFLGRRKLCCDVVSRLPVPPAPRGDGKNHLEVVDQNFMPENFPQSTRRTLFTRLLMCFSYGYLLSSRYCPEACALGDPSVTVEQVTPSIFPAGALFPSEERIVKLFEKNTYSVVNIFDVTLRPQLNITGMVEIPEGNGSGVVWDDQGHIVTNYHVIGNSLSRNPSRGQVVARVNILASEGIQKNFEGKLVGADRAKDLAILKVEAPKELLRPINVGSSLSLKVGQQCLAIGNPFGFDHTLTAGVISGLNRDINSQTGVTIGGGIQTDAAINPGNSGGPLLDSKGNLIGINTAIFTQTGTSAGVGFAIPSSTVVKIVPQLIQFGKVVRAGLNVEIAPDLIASQLNVRKGALILQVPKDSLAAKAGLLPTTRGFAGNIVLGDIIVAVNDKPIKNRGELYKTLDEYNIGEKVVFRIQRGNDNLEVPFVLEETKA